In the genome of Taurinivorans muris, one region contains:
- a CDS encoding Fic family protein — MVRAKDIVITSDMLNKIAEIDRFAGSWSADELKLTPADLKSMKRVATIESVGSSNRIEGNKMTDAEIEALFSHINKKSFSSRDEEEVAGYSDLINTIFENYEDIPLTENYIKQLHQILLKYSQKDERHRGEYKTDTNRVAAYDASGREIGTIFETAAPFDTPRLMRELIQWTNDTLGDRFLHPLIVIGVFIVHFLSVHPFLDGNGRLSRALTVLLMLKSKYGYMPYASMESVIEANKDAYYRALRGTQKTIWSDKTDYEPWLSFFVTSLQKQKRALENKIQKLQKANVDTLSSTARQILDLFSGTAELTMAELVRKTGKTEITIRKSVQNLVKKGFLTKLGTTRGAFYTIRK, encoded by the coding sequence ATGGTAAGAGCAAAAGATATAGTTATCACTTCTGATATGTTGAATAAAATTGCCGAGATAGATAGGTTTGCCGGTTCTTGGTCTGCCGATGAGCTCAAATTGACGCCCGCAGACTTAAAAAGCATGAAACGGGTTGCCACAATCGAGTCTGTCGGCTCTTCCAACAGGATAGAGGGCAATAAAATGACCGACGCCGAAATTGAAGCATTGTTCAGTCATATCAACAAAAAATCTTTCAGTTCCAGAGATGAGGAAGAAGTCGCAGGGTATTCGGATTTGATAAATACCATATTTGAAAATTATGAAGATATACCGTTGACAGAAAATTATATCAAGCAGCTGCATCAGATACTTTTAAAGTATTCTCAAAAAGATGAACGCCACCGCGGCGAATATAAGACCGATACGAATAGGGTTGCGGCGTATGACGCGTCGGGCAGGGAGATCGGCACGATTTTTGAAACTGCTGCGCCGTTTGATACGCCAAGGCTTATGCGGGAATTGATACAGTGGACGAACGATACGCTCGGCGACCGTTTTTTACATCCCCTTATCGTTATCGGGGTATTTATTGTGCATTTTTTGTCTGTTCATCCTTTTTTGGACGGAAACGGCCGTTTATCCCGTGCATTAACCGTTCTTTTAATGCTGAAAAGCAAATACGGGTATATGCCGTATGCCTCTATGGAATCCGTTATTGAAGCAAATAAGGACGCATATTACAGGGCGCTTCGCGGGACGCAAAAAACAATATGGAGCGATAAGACGGACTATGAGCCATGGCTGTCATTTTTTGTGACTTCCCTGCAGAAACAAAAAAGAGCCTTGGAAAATAAAATTCAAAAACTGCAAAAGGCAAATGTTGATACATTGTCTTCCACCGCACGCCAAATTTTAGATTTATTTTCGGGAACAGCGGAATTGACTATGGCTGAACTTGTCCGAAAAACAGGTAAAACTGAAATAACAATCCGAAAATCAGTACAGAATTTGGTGAAAAAAGGATTTTTGACAAAATTGGGCACAACCAGAGGCGCTTTTTATACCATAAGAAAATAA
- the kdsA gene encoding 3-deoxy-8-phosphooctulonate synthase has product MNTIYTKFQQGHFIFAGPCALEEYSIALEVAQTVREVAEKHHLTAVFKSSFDKANRTSAKGFRGHGMAKGLEWLAKIKEETGLPIVTDIHLPEQAEPVAEVADVLQIPAFLCRQTDLLEAAAKTKAVVNVKKGQFLAPWDMEQVKNKLQSFGKKEILLTERGASFGYNNLVVDFRSLPIMQKMGVPVLFDATHSVQIPGGQGTSSGGQREFIAALARAAAAAGVNGVFFETHPDPDRALCDGPNSLPLAKFEQMISELVQIWNIPSNF; this is encoded by the coding sequence ATGAACACAATATATACGAAATTTCAGCAGGGGCATTTTATTTTTGCAGGTCCCTGCGCTTTGGAAGAATATTCCATCGCTTTGGAAGTCGCCCAAACAGTAAGGGAAGTCGCGGAAAAACATCATTTGACGGCTGTTTTTAAAAGCTCTTTTGACAAGGCGAACAGAACGTCCGCAAAGGGCTTTCGCGGGCACGGCATGGCAAAGGGCTTGGAATGGCTTGCAAAAATCAAGGAAGAAACAGGTTTGCCCATCGTTACGGACATTCATTTGCCGGAACAGGCGGAACCGGTGGCGGAAGTTGCTGATGTTTTGCAAATTCCCGCTTTTTTGTGCCGTCAAACGGATTTGCTTGAAGCCGCCGCGAAAACAAAAGCCGTTGTCAATGTGAAAAAAGGGCAGTTTCTTGCGCCGTGGGATATGGAACAAGTAAAAAACAAACTGCAAAGTTTTGGGAAAAAGGAAATTTTGCTGACAGAACGCGGAGCGAGTTTCGGTTATAATAATTTGGTGGTTGATTTCCGTTCCTTGCCTATCATGCAGAAAATGGGCGTACCGGTGCTTTTTGACGCGACCCACTCCGTGCAGATTCCCGGAGGGCAAGGCACCTCTTCCGGCGGACAACGGGAGTTTATCGCCGCTCTTGCACGGGCTGCCGCGGCTGCCGGGGTGAATGGCGTTTTCTTTGAAACGCACCCCGATCCGGACAGAGCCCTTTGCGACGGTCCGAACAGTTTGCCTTTGGCAAAATTTGAACAGATGATTTCCGAACTGGTGCAGATTTGGAATATTCCAAGCAATTTTTAG
- a CDS encoding KdsC family phosphatase: MQAENRQADIAVDRETLEKTFKHIDISRLSGETVERAKKVKFLVLDIDGVCTNGQLYINPRGETTKTFHVHDGIGIKTAFMAGIGVGIITGRKDTCVEARMRPLGVTEFFCGYYSKLEPLAELARNQRISYEEMAYLGDDIIDLDPLLRVGLPCAVANAREEVKNVASVVTKTRGGEGAVRELVEILLACQEKSPAALYWIHHNG; the protein is encoded by the coding sequence ATGCAGGCGGAAAATCGGCAGGCAGATATTGCCGTGGACAGAGAAACCTTGGAAAAGACATTCAAGCATATAGATATAAGCCGCTTATCCGGAGAAACCGTTGAGCGCGCAAAAAAAGTGAAATTCCTTGTGCTGGACATAGACGGGGTTTGCACCAACGGCCAGCTTTACATCAATCCGCGCGGGGAAACCACAAAAACGTTTCATGTGCACGACGGCATAGGCATAAAAACCGCGTTCATGGCGGGTATCGGCGTCGGCATCATCACGGGTCGGAAAGACACGTGCGTCGAAGCCCGCATGCGTCCCTTAGGGGTGACGGAATTTTTTTGCGGGTATTACAGCAAACTGGAACCGCTTGCGGAGCTCGCCCGAAACCAGCGGATTTCTTACGAGGAAATGGCGTATTTGGGAGATGATATTATTGACCTCGACCCTCTTTTGCGGGTGGGGCTTCCCTGCGCTGTCGCCAACGCGCGGGAGGAAGTGAAGAATGTCGCGTCCGTTGTGACGAAAACGAGGGGGGGCGAAGGGGCTGTGCGCGAGCTTGTGGAAATTCTGCTCGCATGCCAGGAAAAAAGTCCTGCCGCCTTATACTGGATACATCATAATGGCTGA
- a CDS encoding LptA/OstA family protein — protein sequence MRKLVFVLFCFAFAALPAYAVPQLAEGDMPVKINADDMEYDINRSRVIFTGNVHVVRGAFDMVAPKMTVYLKNSEAKQEAVQIKIQPENMPLTGKVEPSTKTVDTQNKINKIEAENGVRFKFENQSGHSDSAVYEADKGLLTMIGDPVVQEGKNSIRGETILYYLYERKSEVVGSQKRRVEAIFDSKQ from the coding sequence ATGAGAAAACTTGTTTTTGTTTTATTCTGCTTCGCTTTTGCCGCGTTGCCGGCTTATGCGGTTCCGCAGTTGGCGGAGGGGGATATGCCCGTAAAAATAAATGCCGATGATATGGAATACGATATCAACCGCAGCAGGGTGATTTTTACAGGCAATGTGCATGTCGTGCGCGGAGCTTTCGATATGGTCGCGCCGAAGATGACCGTTTATTTGAAAAATTCGGAAGCGAAACAGGAAGCGGTGCAAATAAAAATTCAGCCGGAAAACATGCCTCTGACCGGTAAGGTGGAGCCAAGCACGAAAACTGTCGATACGCAAAATAAAATCAATAAGATCGAAGCGGAAAACGGTGTGAGGTTCAAATTTGAAAATCAGTCGGGGCATTCCGATTCCGCCGTTTATGAAGCTGATAAAGGTCTTTTGACCATGATAGGCGATCCCGTGGTGCAGGAAGGAAAAAATTCCATCCGCGGCGAAACGATTTTATATTATTTATATGAACGGAAAAGCGAAGTTGTGGGTTCGCAAAAAAGACGCGTCGAAGCGATTTTTGATTCCAAACAATAA
- the lptB gene encoding LPS export ABC transporter ATP-binding protein, giving the protein MKATLAGEHLAKTYGARQVVRDVNIEITQGEIVGLLGPNGAGKTTSFYMLTGIIKATQGRILYNGEDITSWALYKRARVGISYLPQESSVFKSLTVKENIQIVMEYTKLSQKAREEKIYSLLDEFGLTRLEKSLASYLSGGERRRLEIARCLVHDPLFVLLDEPFAGIDPLAVGDIQDLIKRLKNRGIGVLISDHNVRETLSICDRASIMYDGILLLSGTPEEIVNNEKAREIYLGENFYMQ; this is encoded by the coding sequence ATGAAAGCGACACTTGCAGGGGAACACTTGGCAAAAACATACGGAGCAAGACAGGTTGTCCGTGATGTGAATATTGAAATAACGCAGGGGGAAATCGTAGGCTTGCTCGGACCGAACGGCGCAGGCAAAACAACTTCCTTTTACATGCTGACAGGAATCATAAAAGCCACTCAAGGCAGAATATTGTATAATGGCGAAGACATCACATCGTGGGCTTTGTATAAGCGGGCGAGGGTGGGCATAAGTTATTTGCCGCAGGAAAGTTCTGTTTTTAAAAGCCTGACCGTCAAAGAAAACATTCAAATTGTCATGGAATATACGAAACTTTCCCAAAAAGCCCGGGAAGAAAAAATTTATAGCCTGCTTGATGAATTCGGTTTGACCCGTTTGGAAAAATCCCTTGCTTCGTACCTTTCGGGCGGGGAAAGGCGCAGGCTTGAAATTGCCCGCTGTCTTGTGCATGACCCTTTGTTCGTTTTGCTTGACGAACCGTTTGCGGGTATCGACCCCTTGGCTGTCGGCGATATTCAGGATTTGATCAAGCGCTTGAAAAACAGGGGGATCGGCGTTTTGATTTCCGACCATAACGTGCGGGAAACCCTTTCCATTTGCGACAGGGCGTCCATTATGTATGACGGTATCTTACTGCTTTCGGGCACGCCGGAAGAAATTGTCAATAATGAAAAAGCGCGGGAAATTTATTTAGGGGAAAATTTCTATATGCAGTGA